The Pieris brassicae chromosome 6, ilPieBrab1.1, whole genome shotgun sequence genome window below encodes:
- the LOC123710925 gene encoding uncharacterized protein LOC123710925 isoform X3, with translation MVWWVDKYSPSPDICRSGSLCFYQYQDANEEDRVFPSTNIIFNFYKRRYISHDLYSLIKSGVNIFNIDRTEHDEEFFKETFATILKAKRIPEMFRSEYEVPITISVTFSINKPIPIEDGVDVIIIKHVNNLNQYLKLKKDHAWSKKTILLWFNKWDDEDVEQLIQFSDGVILDHQRNNLVSEEYCDCALKFCKKTKIPALISITTALAACLAALKCEAKVIIVLTKSGISARWCAYASPPCPILAITTKEATTRRLHLYRKVIPLFYNAPRASWQVEWQNRVRFGTTFSLKTGLFNPGAKFVVLSASEESYCNGFQVLTAPFE, from the exons ATGGTGTGGTGGGTGGATAAATATTCTCCAAGTCCGGATATTTGTAGATCAGGG AGTCTATGCTTTTACCAGTATCAAGATGCAAACGAAGAAGATAGAGTGTTTCCTTCaacgaatattatttttaattttt aTAAACGAAGGTATATCTCGCATGATTTATACTCGCTTATAAAGTCGGGTGTAAACATATTCAATATTGACCGAACAGAACACGATGAAGAGTTTTTCAAAGAAACATTTGCTACGATACTCAAAGCTAAGAGAATACCAGAGATGTTTCGTTCAGAGTACGAGGTGCCTATAACAATTTCAGTTACGTTCTCAATCAATAAACCTATACCTATTGAAGACGga gtggatgtaataattattaaacacgtGAATAATTTGAACCAATATCTGAAGCTAAAAAAAGATCACGCATGGTCTAAAAAAACGATTCTGCTATGGTTCAATAAATGGGATGATGAAGATGTGGAACAATTAATCCAA ttTTCAGATGGTGTCATACTTGATCATCAGAGAAACAATCTAGTCAGCGAAGAGTATTGTGATTGCGctttgaaattttgtaaaaaa ACAAAGATACCAGCACTGATATCTATAACCACAGCGTTAGCTGCATGTCTAGCCGCTCTCAAGTGCGAAGCGAAAGTGATAATCGTCCTTACAAAATCAGGCATATCGGCTAGATGGTGCGCGTACGCATCGCCTCCATGCCCAATTTTAGCTATTACAACAAAGGAAGCGACAACGAGACGCCTACATTTGTATCGGAAAGTTATACCGTTGTTTTATAATG CGCCTCGTGCAAGCTGGCAAGTGGAATGGCAGAATCGCGTACGTTTTGGCACAACTTTCTCTCTGAAAACTGGTTTGTTTAACCCTGGAGCCAAATTCGTGGTACTGTCCGCGTCAGAAGAAAGCTATTGTAATGGGTTTCAAGTTCTTACAGCACCGTTTGAATGA
- the LOC123710925 gene encoding pyruvate kinase 2-like isoform X2 — protein sequence MVWWVDKYSPSPDICRSGSLCFYQYQDANEEDRVFPSTNIIFNFYKRRYISHDLYSLIKSGVNIFNIDRTEHDEEFFKETFATILKAKRIPEMFRSEYEVPITISVDVIIIKHVNNLNQYLKLKKDHAWSKKTILLWFNKWDDEDVEQLIQFSDGVILDHQRNNLVSEEYCDCALKFCKKYFKPVFYVKPNIIEDYYNLVDRDIRIISTIHDVVRNQVDGIVVTDNENVQLPPRDIIRSIVRAISFAEKNINYEDDYLKLSFMTKIPALISITTALAACLAALKCEAKVIIVLTKSGISARWCAYASPPCPILAITTKEATTRRLHLYRKVIPLFYNAPRASWQVEWQNRVRFGTTFSLKTGLFNPGAKFVVLSASEESYCNGFQVLTAPFE from the exons ATGGTGTGGTGGGTGGATAAATATTCTCCAAGTCCGGATATTTGTAGATCAGGG AGTCTATGCTTTTACCAGTATCAAGATGCAAACGAAGAAGATAGAGTGTTTCCTTCaacgaatattatttttaattttt aTAAACGAAGGTATATCTCGCATGATTTATACTCGCTTATAAAGTCGGGTGTAAACATATTCAATATTGACCGAACAGAACACGATGAAGAGTTTTTCAAAGAAACATTTGCTACGATACTCAAAGCTAAGAGAATACCAGAGATGTTTCGTTCAGAGTACGAGGTGCCTATAACAATTTCA gtggatgtaataattattaaacacgtGAATAATTTGAACCAATATCTGAAGCTAAAAAAAGATCACGCATGGTCTAAAAAAACGATTCTGCTATGGTTCAATAAATGGGATGATGAAGATGTGGAACAATTAATCCAA ttTTCAGATGGTGTCATACTTGATCATCAGAGAAACAATCTAGTCAGCGAAGAGTATTGTGATTGCGctttgaaattttgtaaaaaa tATTTCAAGCCAGTTTTCTATGTCAAGccaaatattatagaagattATTACAATTTGGTTGACAGAGATATAAGGATAATTAGTACTATTCATGATGTAGTCAGGAACCAGGTTGATGGTATTGTTGTAACGGACAATGAAAATGTTCAATTACCGCCTCGTGATATCATTAGATCTATCGTTAGAGCTATTAGTTTCGCTgaaaagaatataaattatgaagaTGACTATTTAAAACTATCATTTATG ACAAAGATACCAGCACTGATATCTATAACCACAGCGTTAGCTGCATGTCTAGCCGCTCTCAAGTGCGAAGCGAAAGTGATAATCGTCCTTACAAAATCAGGCATATCGGCTAGATGGTGCGCGTACGCATCGCCTCCATGCCCAATTTTAGCTATTACAACAAAGGAAGCGACAACGAGACGCCTACATTTGTATCGGAAAGTTATACCGTTGTTTTATAATG CGCCTCGTGCAAGCTGGCAAGTGGAATGGCAGAATCGCGTACGTTTTGGCACAACTTTCTCTCTGAAAACTGGTTTGTTTAACCCTGGAGCCAAATTCGTGGTACTGTCCGCGTCAGAAGAAAGCTATTGTAATGGGTTTCAAGTTCTTACAGCACCGTTTGAATGA
- the LOC123710925 gene encoding pyruvate kinase-like isoform X1, producing the protein MVWWVDKYSPSPDICRSGSLCFYQYQDANEEDRVFPSTNIIFNFYKRRYISHDLYSLIKSGVNIFNIDRTEHDEEFFKETFATILKAKRIPEMFRSEYEVPITISVTFSINKPIPIEDGVDVIIIKHVNNLNQYLKLKKDHAWSKKTILLWFNKWDDEDVEQLIQFSDGVILDHQRNNLVSEEYCDCALKFCKKYFKPVFYVKPNIIEDYYNLVDRDIRIISTIHDVVRNQVDGIVVTDNENVQLPPRDIIRSIVRAISFAEKNINYEDDYLKLSFMTKIPALISITTALAACLAALKCEAKVIIVLTKSGISARWCAYASPPCPILAITTKEATTRRLHLYRKVIPLFYNAPRASWQVEWQNRVRFGTTFSLKTGLFNPGAKFVVLSASEESYCNGFQVLTAPFE; encoded by the exons ATGGTGTGGTGGGTGGATAAATATTCTCCAAGTCCGGATATTTGTAGATCAGGG AGTCTATGCTTTTACCAGTATCAAGATGCAAACGAAGAAGATAGAGTGTTTCCTTCaacgaatattatttttaattttt aTAAACGAAGGTATATCTCGCATGATTTATACTCGCTTATAAAGTCGGGTGTAAACATATTCAATATTGACCGAACAGAACACGATGAAGAGTTTTTCAAAGAAACATTTGCTACGATACTCAAAGCTAAGAGAATACCAGAGATGTTTCGTTCAGAGTACGAGGTGCCTATAACAATTTCAGTTACGTTCTCAATCAATAAACCTATACCTATTGAAGACGga gtggatgtaataattattaaacacgtGAATAATTTGAACCAATATCTGAAGCTAAAAAAAGATCACGCATGGTCTAAAAAAACGATTCTGCTATGGTTCAATAAATGGGATGATGAAGATGTGGAACAATTAATCCAA ttTTCAGATGGTGTCATACTTGATCATCAGAGAAACAATCTAGTCAGCGAAGAGTATTGTGATTGCGctttgaaattttgtaaaaaa tATTTCAAGCCAGTTTTCTATGTCAAGccaaatattatagaagattATTACAATTTGGTTGACAGAGATATAAGGATAATTAGTACTATTCATGATGTAGTCAGGAACCAGGTTGATGGTATTGTTGTAACGGACAATGAAAATGTTCAATTACCGCCTCGTGATATCATTAGATCTATCGTTAGAGCTATTAGTTTCGCTgaaaagaatataaattatgaagaTGACTATTTAAAACTATCATTTATG ACAAAGATACCAGCACTGATATCTATAACCACAGCGTTAGCTGCATGTCTAGCCGCTCTCAAGTGCGAAGCGAAAGTGATAATCGTCCTTACAAAATCAGGCATATCGGCTAGATGGTGCGCGTACGCATCGCCTCCATGCCCAATTTTAGCTATTACAACAAAGGAAGCGACAACGAGACGCCTACATTTGTATCGGAAAGTTATACCGTTGTTTTATAATG CGCCTCGTGCAAGCTGGCAAGTGGAATGGCAGAATCGCGTACGTTTTGGCACAACTTTCTCTCTGAAAACTGGTTTGTTTAACCCTGGAGCCAAATTCGTGGTACTGTCCGCGTCAGAAGAAAGCTATTGTAATGGGTTTCAAGTTCTTACAGCACCGTTTGAATGA